From the genome of Streptomyces sp. S4.7:
AGATCGCCCAGGTCCTTCGCCCAGGCGGCGACCTGCTCCGGCGAGACGACCTTCTTCAGGTGCGCCGACATGTACGCGCGCAGCGGGACCTCGGGGGTGGACTTCTCGCCGACCCACATCAGATCGCTCTTGACGTAGCCGTAGAGCCGCTTGCCGCCGTTGTACGGGCCGGCGGACGCCGTACGCGCGACCGCGTCCGTGACGAGGTCGATCTGCGGCTTCTGGTCGGCCAGCTCCCCGTACCAGATCTCCACGATGCCCTGGTCACGCACCATGACGACCTCGACCTTACGGTCCTTATCGATGCGCCAGTAGCCGGACTCGGACTCGATGGGACGGATCTTCTTCCCGTCGGAGTCCAGGGCCCAGGTGTGCGAGGTGTACTCGATGAAGTCCCGGCCGTCGTGGCTGAAGGAGACCTGCTGGCCGAAGTTGGCCTTCTCCTCACCGGGGAAGTCGAAGACACCCACGCCCTCCCAGTCACCGAGGAGGAAGGCGAGCGGGACGAGGCCCGGATTCAGGTCGGACGGAATCTCGATCATGAGCGGCTCAGGCGATCTGTAGGAATTCGAATGGTGAGGGGGCAGGAGGGCCGGGGACCGGCCCCGATCAGCTCTGGCCCTGGTAGAGCTTCTTCACGACCAGCACGGTGAACGCCAGGATCGCCACCGCGATCAGGGCGAGCAGGGCGGAGAAGAAATTCTCAAGCACAGGGTGCTCCTCACAGAGCGTCGGGGCGGTGGGTGGCCGGTCACCAGCGTAATGGGTGGGGACCCGGCCGTTCGCTGCGAGGTTGGTCCCGGCCGGGCGCGGCCCCAGGTTCGACCCGACCCAGGCCAACACCGCCCTGTCCGGCCTCGCGACCGTTCCGGTCGAACCCGGACTGCGCCCCCGGTTCCTGTTCCGGCGGGAACGCGCCCCCGGTATCGGCGAGGTCCTGCCGGTCAGCGGGGATGCGCGCTCATCGTGTCCGTGTGCGGAGAAGCCGTCGGAGCAGCAGTCGTGCGAGCGGCGCCCATGGCCGGTGAGAGACCGTCCATGCTGACGCGCGTGGTGATGGCAACGACCATCGGCACCCTGCTGGAGTGGTACGGCTTCATCCTGTTCAGCACCATGAGCGCGCTCGTCCTGAACCGGCTGTTCTTCCCGCCCGGTGATCCGGCCGCGGCGACACTGGCGTCCTTCGCCACGTTCGCGGTCGGGTTCCTCGTCCGGCCGCTCGGCGCGCTGGTCATCGGGCACTACGGGGACCGGCTGGGCCGCAGGAGGATGCTGGTGATCACGTTGGTCACCGTCGGCCTGTCCAGCGCCCTGATGGGTGCGCTGCCGACATACGCGACCGCCGGCGCGTGGGCTCCCGCCCTGCTGGTCGTGCTGCGGGTGATCCAGGGGTTCGGCGCGGGAGCCGAGTACGCGGGCGCCTCCCTCACTCTGGCCGAGTTCGCGCCGCCGGAGCGTCGCGGGCGGTACGCCGCCATCCCCCCGGCGGGTGCGACGCTCGGCGCGCTGCTCTCGGCCGGGGTCGTCGCCGCAGTGTCGACCCTTCCCCCGGACGACTTCCTCGACTGGGGATGGCGCATCCCCTTCCTGGTAACCATCCTGGTCACAGCAACCGGTTTCTACATCCGTATGCGGGTGTCCGAGAGCCCGGTGTTCGAGGAGGCCAAGCGGGAGCAGGGAGTCGCGCGGGCGCCGGCCGTGGAACTGGTCCGCGGAGCTCCACGGACCCTGTTCCTCGGGGTGGTCAGCAGCGCGGGGCCGAACGTCGCCGCATACATCCCGGTGGTGTTCGCGCTCGCGTACCTGACCGAGCAGCTTGGTGTCTCCCCTACGGACACCCTCGTCGGTGCACTGATCTACTTCGCGTACAGCGCGGCGGCGACACCGGTGGCCGGAGCACTGGGCGATGCGGTCGGCC
Proteins encoded in this window:
- a CDS encoding MFS transporter; translation: MATTIGTLLEWYGFILFSTMSALVLNRLFFPPGDPAAATLASFATFAVGFLVRPLGALVIGHYGDRLGRRRMLVITLVTVGLSSALMGALPTYATAGAWAPALLVVLRVIQGFGAGAEYAGASLTLAEFAPPERRGRYAAIPPAGATLGALLSAGVVAAVSTLPPDDFLDWGWRIPFLVTILVTATGFYIRMRVSESPVFEEAKREQGVARAPAVELVRGAPRTLFLGVVSSAGPNVAAYIPVVFALAYLTEQLGVSPTDTLVGALIYFAYSAAATPVAGALGDAVGRRIVLGGAMVCAAAFAFPFFWLLETRGAGYVWFAFGLSGLLLGAQLGAQAGFLADLFTTRTRFSGVALSREIAAALAGGTAPLIATALLQAAGGETWPVALYMALLLISALAVAPMHDRGRREQRWETRARP
- a CDS encoding FABP family protein; the encoded protein is MIEIPSDLNPGLVPLAFLLGDWEGVGVFDFPGEEKANFGQQVSFSHDGRDFIEYTSHTWALDSDGKKIRPIESESGYWRIDKDRKVEVVMVRDQGIVEIWYGELADQKPQIDLVTDAVARTASAGPYNGGKRLYGYVKSDLMWVGEKSTPEVPLRAYMSAHLKKVVSPEQVAAWAKDLGDLPDDGIAFFK